A DNA window from Fragaria vesca subsp. vesca linkage group LG3, FraVesHawaii_1.0, whole genome shotgun sequence contains the following coding sequences:
- the LOC101294246 gene encoding reticuline oxidase-like protein-like: protein MTTRSLHTTFLSSVLLLLLLLHVSATSASLYDDFVQCLNTHPNSSASQIVIPQNNPSFTSTLRAYIRNARFNTTSTPKPVLILTPTTESHVQASVLCAKKLNVQLKIRSGGHDYEGRSYVSTEPTFVVLDLFNFRSIDVNAEAGYAWAQAGATLGELYYRIAEKSKTLGFPAGICPTVGVGGHVSGGGYGNLLRKYGLAVDNVLDALIVDVNGKLLDRKTMGEDLFWAIRGGGGGSFGVILSYKLKLVPVPETVTVFRVMSYTESNATDVVLRWQEVAPSTVDDLWMRMLVQPVTSPTKKGTKTVRISVLAQYLGNANQLVSILGKEFPELSLKKEDCLEVSWIESVVWWNDGSTPNTTKPEVLLDRNLDQASFGKRKSDYVQTPISREGLESLWNKMIEGKTGLVFNPYGGKMAQIPASDAPFPHRTGNLFKIQYSVNWDDGGEEAINMYLNQSRVLYSFMTPFVSKNPRSAFLNYRDLDIGVNDFGKDSYEQGKVYGLMYFNDNFDRLVKVKTAVDPENFFRNEQSIPPLPSKT, encoded by the coding sequence ATGACGACACGATCTCTTCACACTACATTCCTCTCCTCTGTTCTTCTCCTGCTTCTCCTTCTTCACGTCTCTGCAACCTCCGCTTCTCTCTATGACGACTTCGTCCAATGCCTCAACACCCACCCAAACTCTTCAGCCTCCCAAATAGTCATCCCCCAAAACAACCCTTCTTTCACTTCAACTCTCAGAGCCTACATCCGTAACGCTCGCTTCAACACCACCTCGACTCCAAAACCAGTTCTCATCCTAACGCCGACGACGGAGTCCCACGTCCAGGCCTCCGTCCTCTGCGCCAAGAAACTCAATGTCCAACTCAAAATCCGAAGCGGCGGACACGACTACGAAGGTAGATCTTACGTCTCGACGGAACCCACTTTCGTTGTCCTCGACCTGTTTAACTTCCGGTCAATCGACGTGAACGCCGAGGCCGGCTACGCGTGGGCCCAGGCCGGCGCGACTCTTGGGGAGTTGTACTACAGGATCGCCGAGAAGAGTAAAACGCTCGGGTTTCCCGCTGGGATTTGTCCCACGGTCGGTGTCGGTGGACACGTCAGCGGCGGCGGTTATGGGAACTTGTTGAGGAAGTACGGCCTTGCCGTCGATAATGTGTTGGATGCATTGATTGTTGATGTGAACGGGAAGCTTCTGGATAGAAAAACAATGGGGGAGGATTTGTTTTGGGCTATCAGAGGCGGCGGTGGAGGAAGCTTTGGAGTGATCTTGTCTTATAAGTTGAAGCTAGTTCCGGTGCCGGAAACGGTTACGGTTTTCCGGGTGATGAGTTACACGGAGAGTAATGCAACCGACGTCGTTTTGAGGTGGCAGGAGGTGGCGCCGAGTACGGTGGATGATTTGTGGATGAGGATGTTGGTGCAGCCGGTGACTTCTCCGACCAAGAAGGGAACCAAGACTGTGAGGATTTCGGTTCTGGCCCAGTATCTAGGCAATGCTAATCAGTTAGTTTCTATTTTGGGTAAGGAGTTTCCTGAATTGAGTTTGAAGAAGGAGGACTGTTTGGAAGTGAGTTGGATTGAGTCTGTGGTTTGGTGGAACGATGGTTCTACTCCCAATACGACTAAACCGGAGGTTTTGCTTGATCGAAATCTAGACCAGGCGAGTTTTGGGAAGAGGAAGTCAGATTACGTGCAGACCCCGATTTCGAGAGAAGGGTTGGAGTCATTGTGGAACAAGATGATTGAAGGGAAGACTGGTTTAGTGTTCAATCCATATGGTGGGAAAATGGCTCAAATTCCGGCCTCTGATGCGCCTTTTCCTCACCGGACCGGGAATTTGTTTAAGATTCAGTACTCGGTGAATTGGGACGATGGAGGAGAGGAAGCAATTAATATGTATTTGAACCAAAGTAGGGTGCTTTACAGTTTTATGACTCCATTTGTGTCCAAGAATCCAAGGAGTGCTTTCTTGAACTATAGGGACCTCGACATTGGTGTTAACGATTTTGGGAAGGATAGCTATGAACAGGGGAAGGTGTATGGATTGATGTACTTCAACGACAATTTCGACAGATTGGTGAAGGTGAAGACTGCTGTTGATCCAGAAAATTTCTTCAGGAATGAGCAGAGTATCCCACCTCTTCCAAGTAAGACATAG